In the Mycolicibacter sp. MU0102 genome, one interval contains:
- the tatB gene encoding Sec-independent protein translocase protein TatB codes for MFANVGWGEMLVLVVLGLVILGPERLPGAIRWTADALRKARDYVTNATDQLRDEIGPEFDDLRAPLSELQKLRGMTPRAALTRHLLDGDDSLFTAVGSLAAQPRPMSPIPAVVHEPGGPAPFDTDAT; via the coding sequence ATGTTCGCCAATGTCGGCTGGGGCGAGATGCTGGTCCTGGTGGTGCTCGGGTTGGTGATCCTGGGCCCGGAGCGGTTGCCGGGAGCGATCCGGTGGACCGCTGATGCACTGCGCAAGGCCCGGGACTACGTCACCAATGCCACCGACCAGCTACGCGACGAGATCGGTCCGGAGTTCGATGACTTGCGGGCGCCGCTGAGTGAATTGCAGAAGTTGCGTGGCATGACCCCGCGCGCCGCGCTGACCCGGCATTTGCTCGACGGCGACGATTCACTGTTCACCGCGGTCGGCTCGCTGGCCGCACAGCCTCGTCCGATGTCGCCGATACCGGCCGTGGTGCACGAGCCGGGTGGACCGGCTCCCTTCGACACCGACGCCACCTAG
- the rseA gene encoding anti-sigma E factor RseA: MTDRGGVFRRAFSWLPAQFASQSDAPVGAPRQFGSTEHLCSEAITAYVDGELRMNAHLRAAHHLSLCPDCAAEVEYQGRARSALRDSHPIRIPSALLGLLAQIPDSPADCAPDEPTRPMPARFDDGKPQERRKRR; encoded by the coding sequence GTGACGGACCGCGGAGGTGTCTTCCGTCGCGCGTTCTCCTGGCTGCCCGCTCAGTTCGCCTCGCAAAGTGACGCGCCGGTCGGTGCCCCGCGGCAGTTCGGATCCACCGAACACCTCTGCAGCGAGGCGATCACCGCCTACGTCGACGGCGAGCTGCGAATGAACGCTCACCTGCGTGCGGCCCACCACCTGTCGCTGTGTCCCGATTGCGCGGCCGAGGTGGAATACCAGGGCCGGGCACGCTCGGCCCTGCGCGATTCGCATCCGATCCGGATTCCCTCCGCGCTGCTCGGACTGCTGGCCCAGATCCCCGATTCCCCGGCCGATTGTGCGCCTGACGAGCCCACCAGGCCGATGCCTGCCCGGTTCGACGACGGCAAACCTCAAGAACGCCGCAAACGTCGGTAA
- a CDS encoding S1C family serine protease, giving the protein MSSNNENAGGNRLAPRPVYRPPVDTASKKAFGRPDGVPGSFTPADVRPKKYREQGEFTPRDLPPDPVLKEAFSRPYGTGPSLQRHPADAGALGRNGKPEGLEDTGDPWRDPAAGAALGAPAVVPPAPRAAGESGGRLGVRDVLFGDRISYRALATLAAIALAIGMVGGWVGRTTAQVVEAFTTSKVTLSTKGNAEEPAGRFAKVAEAIANSVVTIESVSDDQGMQGSGVVIDGKGYIVTNNHVISEAANNPSKFKTTVVFNDGKEVLANLVGRDPKTDLAVLKVDNVDNLSVARLGDSDKIRVGDEVIAAGAPLGLRSTVTHGIISAVHRPVPLSGDDSDTDTVIDAVQTDASINHGNSGGALIDMDAQLVGINTAGKSLSDSASGLGFAIPVNEMKTVADALIKDGKIVHPTLGVSARSVSNAIASGAQIANVKVGSPAEKGGMLENDVVVKIGDRSVADANEFVVAVRNLTIGKEAPVEVVRDGRHVTLTVTPTPDG; this is encoded by the coding sequence GTGAGCTCCAACAACGAGAACGCCGGCGGTAACCGCTTGGCTCCGCGACCCGTTTACCGGCCCCCTGTGGACACTGCGTCCAAAAAGGCTTTCGGCCGGCCCGACGGAGTGCCTGGTTCTTTCACTCCGGCCGACGTACGGCCCAAGAAGTACCGCGAGCAGGGCGAGTTCACGCCACGTGACCTGCCGCCGGACCCAGTGCTCAAGGAGGCCTTCAGCCGGCCCTACGGCACCGGTCCCTCGTTGCAGCGCCATCCCGCCGACGCCGGTGCGCTGGGACGCAATGGCAAACCGGAAGGCTTGGAAGACACCGGTGACCCGTGGCGTGACCCCGCCGCCGGTGCCGCGCTGGGCGCGCCAGCCGTGGTCCCGCCCGCACCGCGGGCAGCCGGCGAGTCCGGTGGCCGGCTCGGCGTGCGCGACGTGCTGTTCGGCGACCGCATCTCCTACCGTGCGCTGGCCACGTTGGCCGCGATCGCGCTGGCGATCGGCATGGTCGGCGGCTGGGTCGGACGTACCACCGCACAGGTCGTCGAGGCTTTCACGACCTCGAAGGTGACGCTGTCGACCAAGGGCAACGCCGAGGAGCCGGCCGGGCGGTTCGCCAAGGTCGCCGAGGCCATCGCCAACTCGGTGGTGACCATCGAGTCCGTCAGCGACGACCAGGGCATGCAGGGCTCGGGCGTTGTCATCGACGGCAAGGGCTACATCGTCACCAACAACCACGTCATCTCCGAAGCCGCCAACAACCCCAGCAAGTTCAAGACGACGGTGGTGTTCAACGACGGCAAAGAGGTGCTGGCCAACCTGGTCGGCCGCGACCCGAAGACCGACCTGGCCGTGCTCAAGGTCGACAACGTCGACAATTTGTCGGTGGCCCGTCTCGGGGACTCCGACAAGATCCGGGTCGGTGACGAGGTGATCGCGGCGGGCGCTCCGCTGGGTCTGCGCAGCACGGTGACCCACGGCATCATCAGCGCCGTGCACCGGCCGGTGCCGCTGTCCGGTGACGACTCGGACACCGACACCGTCATCGACGCGGTGCAGACCGACGCCTCGATCAACCACGGCAACTCCGGCGGTGCGCTGATCGACATGGATGCCCAACTGGTCGGGATCAACACCGCCGGAAAGTCGTTGTCCGACAGCGCCAGCGGCTTGGGATTCGCGATCCCGGTCAATGAGATGAAGACCGTGGCCGACGCGCTGATCAAGGACGGCAAGATCGTGCACCCCACGCTGGGCGTGAGCGCTCGCTCGGTCAGCAACGCCATCGCGTCCGGCGCGCAGATCGCCAACGTCAAGGTGGGCAGCCCCGCTGAGAAGGGCGGCATGCTGGAGAACGACGTGGTGGTCAAGATCGGTGACCGCTCCGTGGCCGACGCCAACGAATTCGTCGTGGCAGTCCGCAATCTGACCATCGGCAAGGAAGCCCCCGTCGAGGTGGTCCGGGACGGGCGTCATGTGACGCTGACGGTGACCCCCACCCCCGACGGTTAG